From the genome of Cellvibrio japonicus Ueda107, one region includes:
- a CDS encoding DDE-type integrase/transposase/recombinase, which yields MLLVNDVYELSDHRYRILWSEPKTIYWIDIDAENALPQQVERAVLVEHLANEEMRWIDDPFELFILNPTKQSQWAKNIQKKAWEMVEPYVTDEPAIYERGSRGKMIQAMVAKHETTKALVYRKLREYWQRGKNPNALYPDTSNKGSPNKPKAITDKKRGRPRKVALGTGTNITAEIEKIFRTVIKVYYLTNDENTVRFVYRRALFLLGFDSSKKNNEEQLAEAPTYEQFYYFLQKEVTDTEKIKKRLGEIIYQKDYRPVLGSSTASAMGPGSLYQIDATIGDLYLIDEETRSVIVGRPVIYIVIDVFSRMITGVHVGLEGPSWVSAMFALANTMFDKVRYCASYGITINQDEWPVIGKPEAILGDKGELIGKAVEVLSEALFINVQNTPSFRADWKGIVEQQFRTLQADFKPYVEGYVTSTIVKKRGGSDYRMDAELTLRDITRIIINCVIIYNTTHAMEYYDPDRDIPTNLPLIPLALWNWGIQNRTGKLRGVSEELAAVNLMPHKEVPISELGLNLFGCYYSAAIAVKEGWFERIKGQSMKVLVAYDPHCADTIYFRPDGKYDKFIPFELTERSRAFRGLTFWDVWRIQDEQAKTGARSKLTKLKGELTRDKKIEEIVEEARSKNKDMSHLPKSQRTADIRENKKNEIDVNRARNGVMPPQSKPEKLPVKKDNVVYLSGEKPQDYSVPNMLDIIYGDDDGN from the coding sequence ATGCTGTTGGTGAATGATGTCTATGAATTATCGGATCACCGCTATCGCATTTTATGGAGCGAACCAAAGACAATCTATTGGATAGATATAGACGCTGAAAATGCGTTGCCTCAGCAAGTAGAGCGTGCGGTTCTAGTGGAACACCTTGCTAATGAAGAGATGCGCTGGATCGACGACCCTTTTGAATTATTTATCCTGAACCCAACCAAGCAATCTCAATGGGCGAAAAATATTCAGAAAAAAGCGTGGGAAATGGTGGAGCCGTATGTTACTGACGAGCCTGCTATTTATGAACGTGGTTCGCGTGGAAAAATGATCCAAGCGATGGTTGCAAAGCATGAGACCACTAAAGCATTGGTATACAGAAAACTCAGAGAATATTGGCAACGTGGCAAGAATCCCAATGCTTTGTATCCAGACACAAGCAATAAGGGGAGTCCGAACAAACCCAAAGCCATCACCGATAAAAAACGTGGGCGTCCTCGCAAAGTAGCGCTAGGTACTGGCACCAATATCACAGCAGAAATAGAAAAAATATTTCGTACAGTTATCAAAGTGTATTACTTAACAAACGACGAAAATACGGTTCGGTTCGTATACCGCAGGGCGTTGTTTTTGCTTGGGTTTGATAGCTCTAAGAAAAACAACGAAGAGCAGTTAGCCGAGGCTCCAACCTATGAACAATTTTATTACTTCCTCCAAAAGGAAGTAACAGACACTGAAAAAATTAAAAAACGACTCGGCGAGATTATTTACCAGAAGGACTATCGCCCTGTCTTGGGGTCATCGACGGCAAGTGCAATGGGACCTGGCAGCTTATACCAGATCGATGCAACGATTGGTGACCTTTATTTGATTGATGAAGAGACTCGCAGCGTTATTGTTGGTCGTCCGGTAATTTATATTGTAATTGATGTATTCAGCCGAATGATTACTGGTGTGCACGTAGGATTGGAGGGGCCATCATGGGTAAGTGCAATGTTTGCATTGGCAAACACCATGTTCGACAAGGTGCGATATTGCGCAAGTTACGGTATTACTATCAATCAAGACGAATGGCCAGTCATTGGTAAACCTGAAGCTATTCTTGGGGATAAAGGTGAGCTAATAGGAAAAGCAGTAGAAGTGCTTTCCGAGGCATTATTTATTAACGTCCAAAACACGCCATCGTTCAGAGCAGATTGGAAAGGCATTGTAGAGCAACAATTTAGAACACTGCAGGCTGACTTTAAACCATACGTTGAAGGTTACGTCACTAGCACCATCGTTAAAAAACGTGGTGGTTCGGATTATCGAATGGACGCCGAACTTACATTGAGAGATATCACTCGCATCATTATTAATTGCGTCATTATTTATAACACCACACATGCGATGGAATATTACGATCCTGATCGCGATATACCAACAAATCTGCCACTTATCCCGTTAGCGTTATGGAACTGGGGAATACAAAATCGTACGGGCAAGCTTAGGGGTGTCAGCGAAGAACTTGCCGCTGTCAACTTGATGCCCCATAAAGAAGTACCTATCTCCGAACTGGGCTTGAATCTTTTTGGTTGCTATTACAGCGCCGCGATTGCGGTTAAGGAAGGATGGTTCGAAAGGATTAAAGGTCAATCAATGAAGGTATTAGTCGCTTACGATCCGCATTGTGCCGACACGATTTATTTTCGTCCGGATGGCAAGTACGACAAATTTATTCCTTTTGAGCTTACTGAACGAAGTCGAGCTTTTCGAGGCTTAACATTTTGGGATGTATGGAGAATTCAGGATGAGCAAGCCAAAACGGGGGCGCGGTCGAAACTCACGAAGTTAAAAGGCGAATTAACGCGCGATAAAAAAATTGAAGAGATCGTTGAGGAAGCGCGTTCAAAAAACAAAGACATGTCGCACCTGCCTAAATCTCAACGAACCGCTGACATCCGGGAAAACAAGAAAAATGAAATTGATGTTAATCGTGCCCGAAATGGCGTGATGCCGCCACAATCGAAACCAGAAAAGCTTCCAGTTAAAAAAGATAATGTGGTTTATCTATCGGGCGAAAAACCACAAGATTATAGCGTTCCGAATATGCTGGATATCATTTACGGGGACGATGATGGAAATTGA
- a CDS encoding heteromeric transposase endonuclease subunit TnsA has product MSKNPEKTKEIKAKAEKQIASRLAKGAGSGAGRAYKPYLTVRDVNSRGRYNRSPSVTVGRVHQLLSDLEYHVLLMLDWDSQVTDIREQFPVPLEDSQTIAREMGIAHLSYQGTDEVLTTDFLVDLNIQGKTIRRAISAKYAEELDDPRVLEKMELERRYWVSKGIQFNLVTELEIPALLQKNVKWFHPYMNHFDLSTPEQQQEYFKILLAAINQSPSQKITAITTRLDDEYNIEPGTHLSLLRQFLAQRAFFFDLEALTIVNLRAKDLTPSHFWLEQDYEYAVGE; this is encoded by the coding sequence ATGTCCAAGAATCCCGAAAAAACTAAGGAAATCAAGGCTAAAGCGGAAAAGCAGATAGCTTCGCGTTTAGCTAAAGGCGCTGGTTCAGGTGCCGGCAGAGCCTATAAACCCTATTTGACTGTCAGGGATGTGAACTCCAGGGGAAGATATAATCGCTCGCCCAGCGTTACAGTGGGTCGCGTTCACCAGTTGCTGTCCGACCTTGAATACCATGTATTGCTGATGCTGGATTGGGATTCGCAGGTGACCGATATCCGCGAACAATTTCCGGTGCCTCTTGAGGACTCACAAACTATTGCCCGTGAGATGGGGATAGCTCATCTGAGCTATCAAGGTACAGACGAAGTCCTTACCACAGACTTTCTGGTTGATCTGAATATCCAAGGTAAAACTATTCGCAGGGCAATATCTGCGAAATATGCCGAAGAACTTGATGATCCGCGTGTACTTGAAAAAATGGAATTGGAACGCCGCTACTGGGTCTCCAAGGGCATACAGTTTAACTTGGTAACAGAGCTGGAAATTCCGGCATTACTCCAAAAGAATGTAAAGTGGTTTCATCCCTACATGAATCACTTTGATTTGAGTACCCCTGAGCAACAACAAGAATATTTTAAAATATTGCTCGCCGCGATTAATCAGTCCCCTTCACAAAAAATTACCGCTATAACCACCCGATTAGATGACGAATATAACATCGAGCCGGGTACCCACCTTTCTTTACTACGACAGTTCCTTGCCCAGCGAGCTTTCTTCTTTGATCTTGAAGCTTTAACGATTGTGAACCTGAGAGCAAAAGATCTTACTCCTTCACATTTTTGGCTCGAACAGGATTATGAATATGCTGTTGGTGAATGA
- the glmS gene encoding glutamine--fructose-6-phosphate transaminase (isomerizing), which yields MCGIVGAVAQRDVVDILVEGLRRLEYRGYDSAGVAVVSGNGELQRVRRLGKVKELADAILASPTPGGTGIAHTRWATHGEPSERNAHPHVSTEHIAVVHNGIIENHSPLRTRLQAEGYVFTSDTDTEVIAHLVEKELQTSGNLLAAVQTVVKQLHGAYGTVLMDKNDPSRLVVARSGSPLVIGLGIGENFIASDQLALLPVTRRFIFLEEGDVAEITRHSIDIYDRDGVKVERQIHESTASYDAGDKGQYRHFMLKEIYEQPHAVLNTLEGRLSNDSVLDETFGNGAAELFKKVKHVQIVACGTSYHSGLVARYWIESFAGISCNVEIASEFRYRKSFVQPNSLLVSISQSGETADTLAALRLAKDLGYLGSLTICNVAGSSLVRESDLAFMTRAGAEIGVASTKAFTTQLVGLAMLVLAIGKYNGLSAAQQHDMVGALKNLPAKLEESLALAPQIEALAEEFADKHHALFLGRGDQYPIAMEGALKLKEISYIHAEAYAAGELKHGPLALIDAEMPIIVVAPNNDLLEKLKSNVEEVRARGGILYVFADVDAHFESDATMRVINVPHIHHWLAPILYTLPLQLLSYYVAIIKGTDVDQPRNLAKSVTVE from the coding sequence ATGTGTGGAATCGTCGGCGCTGTAGCGCAACGCGATGTGGTGGATATTTTGGTGGAGGGATTGCGTCGCCTGGAGTATCGCGGTTATGACTCTGCCGGTGTGGCAGTGGTCAGCGGTAATGGTGAATTGCAGCGCGTGCGCCGCTTGGGCAAAGTCAAAGAGTTGGCCGATGCAATCCTGGCGAGCCCGACACCGGGTGGTACCGGTATTGCGCACACACGCTGGGCCACCCATGGTGAACCCAGTGAGCGCAACGCGCACCCGCATGTATCCACAGAACATATCGCTGTAGTGCACAACGGTATTATTGAAAACCACAGTCCGCTGCGCACCCGGCTGCAGGCCGAGGGCTATGTATTCACATCGGATACCGATACCGAAGTGATTGCACACCTGGTGGAAAAAGAATTGCAAACCAGCGGCAACCTGCTCGCCGCGGTGCAAACAGTCGTCAAACAATTACACGGTGCTTATGGCACAGTGTTGATGGACAAAAATGATCCCAGCCGCCTGGTGGTTGCACGCTCGGGCAGCCCGTTGGTTATAGGTTTGGGGATTGGTGAAAACTTTATTGCCTCCGACCAGTTGGCACTCCTGCCGGTAACGCGCCGTTTCATTTTCCTTGAAGAGGGCGATGTTGCGGAAATTACCCGTCACAGTATTGATATTTATGACCGCGACGGCGTCAAGGTCGAACGCCAGATCCATGAATCCACCGCCAGTTATGACGCGGGTGATAAAGGCCAATATCGCCATTTCATGCTCAAGGAAATTTATGAGCAGCCCCATGCGGTATTGAATACCCTTGAGGGTCGTTTGAGTAATGACTCGGTATTGGATGAAACTTTCGGCAACGGTGCCGCTGAGTTGTTCAAAAAAGTAAAACACGTGCAAATCGTTGCCTGTGGCACCAGCTACCATTCCGGTCTGGTCGCGCGCTATTGGATTGAATCTTTCGCCGGCATTTCCTGCAATGTTGAAATCGCCAGCGAGTTCCGTTATCGCAAATCCTTTGTGCAACCAAACAGCCTGCTGGTTTCCATCAGCCAATCCGGTGAAACAGCAGATACACTTGCAGCCCTGCGCCTCGCAAAAGACCTGGGTTATCTCGGCAGCCTGACGATTTGTAATGTCGCCGGTTCATCGCTGGTGCGTGAGTCAGACCTTGCCTTCATGACCCGCGCCGGTGCGGAAATTGGTGTGGCCTCTACCAAAGCGTTCACCACACAATTGGTCGGTTTGGCAATGCTGGTATTGGCGATTGGCAAATACAATGGTTTGAGTGCGGCACAACAACACGACATGGTTGGCGCGCTAAAAAACCTTCCTGCAAAACTGGAAGAATCCCTGGCGTTAGCACCACAGATCGAAGCGCTCGCCGAAGAGTTTGCCGATAAACACCACGCCCTGTTTTTGGGGCGCGGCGACCAGTACCCGATTGCGATGGAAGGCGCACTCAAATTAAAGGAGATCTCTTATATACACGCAGAGGCCTATGCCGCCGGCGAATTAAAGCACGGCCCCCTGGCACTGATCGATGCGGAAATGCCGATTATTGTTGTCGCACCCAACAACGACCTGCTGGAAAAACTCAAATCCAACGTTGAAGAAGTCCGCGCGCGTGGCGGCATACTCTACGTCTTTGCCGATGTCGACGCACACTTTGAATCTGACGCAACCATGCGTGTTATCAACGTACCCCATATCCATCATTGGTTGGCACCTATCCTCTACACCTTGCCACTGCAATTGCTGAGCTATTACGTTGCCATTATCAAAGGCACAGATGTAGACCAGCCCAGGAATTTAGCCAAGTCGGTAACGGTCGAATGA
- a CDS encoding DeoR/GlpR family DNA-binding transcription regulator produces the protein MTKRNTQQRRRAIIDLLNSQGEVSVETLANQFSTSEVTIRKDLAALEGNGLLLRRYGGAVLVPQELISDPAEKVSVRKQAIARAAAQLIRDHNRIILDSGSSTTAALLPELSHKQGLVVMTNSLSIANALRELENEPTILMTGGTWDPKSEGFQGQLAEQILRSYNFDQFFIGADGLDLARGTTTFNELYSLSRVMAEVAREVIVMAESDKIGRKIHNLELPWSIIKVLVTDEAIAEKDKQQIEQHGVQVICASL, from the coding sequence ATGACCAAACGCAATACCCAGCAGCGCCGTCGCGCAATTATCGACCTGCTAAACAGCCAGGGCGAAGTCAGCGTTGAAACCCTCGCCAACCAGTTTTCCACCTCCGAAGTTACCATCCGCAAAGACCTTGCTGCCCTTGAGGGCAATGGCCTGCTCCTGCGCCGCTATGGCGGTGCTGTATTGGTTCCCCAGGAGCTGATCAGTGATCCGGCTGAAAAAGTTTCGGTTCGTAAGCAAGCGATTGCCAGGGCTGCCGCCCAGTTAATCCGCGATCACAACCGCATTATCCTCGACAGCGGCAGCTCGACAACGGCCGCCCTGCTGCCGGAGTTGTCCCACAAACAGGGGCTGGTGGTGATGACCAATTCCCTCAGCATCGCCAACGCCCTGCGCGAGCTGGAAAACGAACCCACCATCCTCATGACTGGCGGCACCTGGGATCCAAAATCCGAAGGCTTCCAGGGGCAACTCGCCGAACAGATTTTGCGTTCCTACAACTTCGACCAATTTTTTATCGGCGCCGATGGTCTGGATCTCGCCCGCGGTACTACTACATTCAATGAACTCTACAGCTTAAGCCGGGTGATGGCAGAGGTCGCGCGCGAAGTGATTGTGATGGCCGAGTCGGACAAGATTGGCCGCAAAATCCATAACCTGGAATTGCCCTGGTCCATTATCAAGGTGTTGGTAACGGATGAAGCCATTGCAGAAAAAGACAAACAACAAATCGAACAACACGGCGTGCAAGTCATTTGCGCCAGCCTGTAA
- a CDS encoding glycoside hydrolase family 9 protein has product MSLSSRLFVISLTGIITACGGGGGGSGGSNSSAVVSSVASSISSSHSSSAVQVSSAVSSSLSSVVTSSSSSAISSSSAEDSSSSSISSSVSSSTASVEPVSSSSSAISSSSVASSPGSSASSASSEGSLTASISNFMVVDQFGYLPDAQKIAVIRDPQTGFDAQQSFTPGGNYQLVNLHNGQVVHTGTASAWKSGAVSAEAGDKVWWFDFSNVTATGNYAVVDVERNVRSPGFRIAADVYKPVLKHAVRTFFYQRAGFAKQQPYAEAGWTDGASHLGSCQDTQARLFKREGNTITGVSGTEKDLSGGWFDAGDYNKYTNWHADYLIALLHAYLENPSAWTDDFNIPESSNGIPDLIDEIKWGFDWLKKMQNNDGSVLSILGLAHASPPSAAMGCSYYGPASTSATLSSAAAFAFGAKVFADLGNELLASYAADLQTRAANAWTWAGNNPDVRVNNNQGIYQGLGAGDQEVCSAPGSDATAQQRCANALTEKKVQAAVYLFALTGTDAYKTLAENFINSNRLYWVSHWNTNRVNTFLYYASLPGATSSTANTIRSDYSNQITGSDYLAGVRNANDAYRVYLEGAGGFSWGSNRSMSQRGTLFVHYAALSSQHAGEANNAALGYLNYLHGTNPLGMVYLSNMYSLGVHSSVNEFYHSWFADKSANWDRVGQSVYGPAPGFLVGGPNPNYNWDSNCNTQNPHQDCGTAAPNPPTGQPAMKSYLDFNTSWPLNSWEVTENHNDYQVAYIRLLSKFVSN; this is encoded by the coding sequence ATGTCCTTATCATCCCGTCTTTTCGTGATCAGCCTGACCGGAATAATAACTGCCTGTGGCGGCGGTGGTGGCGGTAGCGGAGGTTCCAACAGTTCTGCGGTCGTTTCCTCGGTGGCCAGTTCAATAAGTTCCAGCCATTCATCCAGTGCAGTACAGGTTTCAAGCGCAGTATCCAGCAGCCTGTCATCGGTTGTGACATCCAGTTCGTCCAGCGCGATTAGCAGTTCCAGCGCGGAAGACAGCTCCAGCAGCTCGATAAGCTCATCGGTGAGTTCAAGCACTGCCAGTGTGGAGCCTGTATCCTCCAGTAGCAGCGCTATCAGCAGTTCAAGTGTTGCATCTTCCCCTGGCTCAAGTGCCAGCTCGGCAAGTTCTGAGGGTTCGCTCACTGCCAGCATCAGCAATTTTATGGTGGTCGATCAGTTCGGCTACCTGCCGGATGCGCAAAAGATAGCCGTGATTCGCGATCCCCAAACCGGTTTTGATGCGCAACAGAGTTTTACACCCGGTGGCAACTACCAACTGGTTAACCTGCACAATGGGCAGGTTGTGCACACAGGTACGGCCAGCGCCTGGAAAAGTGGTGCCGTATCGGCGGAAGCGGGTGATAAGGTCTGGTGGTTTGATTTTTCCAATGTCACCGCGACAGGTAATTACGCCGTTGTCGATGTAGAGCGCAATGTGCGTTCACCCGGATTCAGGATTGCAGCCGATGTCTATAAGCCTGTCCTTAAACACGCTGTGCGTACCTTCTTTTACCAGCGGGCCGGTTTTGCCAAACAACAGCCCTATGCAGAGGCTGGCTGGACAGATGGTGCCAGTCACTTAGGGAGTTGCCAGGATACCCAGGCACGTTTGTTTAAACGTGAAGGCAACACTATCACTGGTGTTAGTGGTACAGAAAAGGATTTGTCCGGGGGCTGGTTTGATGCCGGCGATTACAATAAATACACCAACTGGCATGCCGATTACCTGATTGCCCTGCTCCACGCTTATTTGGAAAACCCATCGGCTTGGACGGATGACTTTAATATTCCTGAATCCAGCAACGGTATTCCCGACCTCATCGATGAAATCAAATGGGGATTTGACTGGCTGAAAAAAATGCAAAATAACGATGGGTCAGTATTGTCCATTCTTGGCTTGGCACACGCCAGCCCGCCTTCGGCAGCAATGGGGTGCAGTTATTATGGCCCGGCCAGTACATCGGCTACCCTGAGCAGTGCCGCCGCGTTTGCCTTTGGTGCCAAGGTATTTGCCGACCTGGGTAATGAATTGCTAGCAAGCTACGCTGCTGACTTGCAAACTCGTGCGGCTAATGCCTGGACCTGGGCTGGCAATAATCCGGATGTGCGTGTTAACAATAACCAGGGTATTTATCAGGGGTTGGGTGCGGGTGATCAGGAGGTCTGTTCCGCACCGGGCAGTGATGCCACTGCACAACAGCGTTGTGCCAATGCCCTTACTGAAAAGAAAGTCCAGGCAGCGGTTTATCTGTTTGCACTAACAGGTACCGATGCCTATAAAACCCTTGCCGAAAACTTTATCAACAGTAACCGGCTGTATTGGGTATCCCACTGGAATACCAATCGCGTTAATACCTTCCTGTATTACGCCAGCTTACCCGGTGCAACCAGTTCAACTGCTAATACCATTCGCTCGGATTACAGTAACCAGATAACCGGTTCTGATTACCTTGCGGGTGTGCGCAATGCAAATGACGCATATCGCGTATACCTGGAGGGTGCAGGAGGTTTTTCCTGGGGCAGCAATCGCTCTATGTCACAAAGGGGGACTTTGTTTGTGCATTATGCAGCCCTGTCCAGTCAGCATGCGGGGGAAGCCAATAATGCCGCGCTGGGGTATCTCAACTATCTGCATGGCACCAATCCCCTGGGTATGGTTTATCTGTCCAATATGTACAGCCTGGGTGTGCACAGTTCAGTCAATGAGTTTTATCACTCCTGGTTTGCTGATAAAAGTGCGAATTGGGATCGAGTGGGTCAGTCCGTTTACGGTCCGGCACCCGGTTTCCTGGTTGGCGGCCCCAACCCTAACTATAACTGGGATAGTAATTGCAACACGCAAAACCCTCACCAGGATTGCGGCACGGCCGCTCCCAATCCCCCCACTGGCCAGCCGGCGATGAAGTCTTACCTCGACTTTAATACCAGTTGGCCGCTCAATTCCTGGGAAGTCACGGAGAACCACAACGATTACCAGGTGGCCTATATCCGCTTGTTATCCAAGTTTGTCAGTAACTAA
- a CDS encoding helix-turn-helix domain-containing protein, with amino-acid sequence MIVRKLRLQRGWSQEQLAELTGLSIRTIQRIERGSKPGLETIKSLASVFEVDPATFESGADDMSEQPLKVDEVEAMQYVKGIKEFYSHVLMYVVFTSVFLFSGGHQIEHIYWPFMGWGLGVLLHGCWAYEVFGWLSPRWERKMVEKRLGRKL; translated from the coding sequence ATGATTGTAAGAAAGCTTCGGTTACAGCGCGGTTGGTCACAGGAGCAATTGGCGGAATTGACCGGCCTGAGTATCAGGACGATCCAGCGTATAGAGCGCGGTAGTAAACCTGGCTTGGAAACAATCAAATCACTGGCCTCGGTGTTTGAGGTAGATCCGGCAACCTTCGAGTCAGGAGCAGATGATATGAGCGAACAACCGCTAAAAGTCGATGAAGTTGAGGCCATGCAGTATGTAAAGGGAATTAAGGAATTCTATTCCCATGTATTGATGTATGTGGTTTTCACCAGTGTGTTTTTATTCAGCGGTGGCCACCAGATTGAACATATCTATTGGCCCTTTATGGGATGGGGATTAGGGGTTTTGTTGCACGGGTGCTGGGCTTATGAAGTATTTGGTTGGCTAAGCCCGCGCTGGGAGCGGAAAATGGTAGAAAAGCGACTGGGGCGCAAGCTCTAG
- the glmU gene encoding bifunctional UDP-N-acetylglucosamine diphosphorylase/glucosamine-1-phosphate N-acetyltransferase GlmU encodes MLDILILAAGKGTRMRSDLPKVLHPIGGKPLVQHVVDTARQVGGEQLLLIVGHGAEQVEQRMAAPDVKFVVQAQQLGTGHAVQQALPHLRPEATVLILYGDVPLTRAATLQKLVAGVTDQQMALLTVDLPDPSGYGRIVRDTSGAVVAIVEHKDASDEQRLICEINTGIMAVKARHLQQWLPRLGNNNAQGEYYLTDIIAMAKADGVAIHVEQPGAIQEVEGINNRQQQATLERYYQQQQARALMDAGVTLLDPARFDCRGNLSAGRDVVIDINCVIEGEVVLGDGVVIEPNCIIINSKIGNNTHIKAFSHIEDAVIAADCDIGPYARLRPGTNLADAVKIGNFVETKKAVIAKGSKVNHLSYIGDARVGSGVNVGAGTITCNYDGVNKFKTEIGDNAFIGSNSALVAPVNIGAGATVGAGSVITRDVDAAELAVARGKQRNIQGWERPTRKS; translated from the coding sequence ATGCTCGATATCTTGATTCTTGCCGCCGGTAAAGGCACTCGTATGCGTTCCGATTTGCCCAAGGTGCTCCATCCCATTGGCGGCAAGCCGCTGGTGCAGCATGTTGTTGATACCGCGCGCCAGGTGGGTGGTGAACAGCTCTTATTGATCGTAGGACATGGCGCTGAACAGGTGGAGCAGCGCATGGCGGCGCCGGATGTGAAATTTGTTGTACAGGCCCAGCAGTTGGGCACCGGCCATGCGGTTCAGCAGGCCCTGCCCCACCTGCGTCCCGAGGCGACGGTATTAATCCTGTATGGCGATGTGCCCCTCACCCGCGCTGCGACCCTGCAAAAGCTGGTGGCCGGCGTCACCGACCAACAAATGGCATTGCTGACCGTTGACCTGCCCGATCCCAGCGGCTATGGCCGCATCGTGCGCGATACCTCCGGTGCGGTGGTCGCTATCGTGGAGCATAAAGATGCCAGTGACGAGCAGCGTTTAATCTGTGAAATCAATACCGGCATCATGGCCGTGAAAGCCAGGCATTTGCAGCAATGGTTGCCCAGGCTCGGCAATAACAACGCCCAGGGCGAGTATTACCTTACCGATATTATTGCCATGGCCAAGGCAGATGGTGTGGCCATCCATGTGGAACAACCGGGGGCGATCCAGGAGGTGGAAGGGATCAACAACCGCCAGCAACAGGCGACCCTGGAGCGTTACTACCAGCAGCAACAGGCCAGGGCACTGATGGACGCGGGCGTGACCCTGCTCGATCCGGCGCGCTTTGACTGTCGCGGCAACCTGAGTGCTGGCCGCGATGTGGTAATCGATATCAACTGTGTCATTGAGGGCGAGGTTGTCCTGGGCGATGGTGTGGTGATCGAGCCCAACTGCATCATTATCAACAGCAAAATCGGTAATAACACCCACATCAAAGCATTTAGCCATATCGAAGATGCGGTAATTGCCGCCGATTGTGATATTGGCCCTTACGCGCGCCTGCGCCCCGGGACCAACCTGGCGGATGCCGTGAAAATTGGCAACTTTGTTGAAACCAAAAAAGCGGTTATCGCCAAAGGCAGCAAGGTAAATCACCTGAGCTATATCGGTGATGCACGTGTAGGCAGTGGCGTGAATGTGGGTGCAGGTACTATCACCTGTAACTATGACGGTGTGAATAAATTCAAAACCGAGATTGGTGATAACGCCTTTATCGGCTCCAACTCAGCCCTGGTGGCGCCAGTCAATATCGGCGCCGGTGCAACGGTGGGTGCAGGCTCGGTTATCACCCGCGATGTAGACGCCGCTGAATTAGCCGTAGCGCGTGGTAAACAGCGCAATATTCAAGGCTGGGAGCGGCCTACCAGGAAATCCTGA
- a CDS encoding YchJ family protein translates to MNNLLCPCGSRLNYSICCQPLHQGTPAANPEALMRSRYSAFVLRLGDYLLQSWHSSTRPISLSLENSPDWRGLQVLSASQQQDHGKVHFRAVYREGTHWGFLQEESDFVREQGHWYYLHGTTREGQLKPGRNDPCLCGSGRKFKLCCG, encoded by the coding sequence ATGAACAACCTCCTTTGCCCCTGCGGCTCCCGCCTCAATTACAGCATCTGCTGCCAACCCCTGCACCAGGGCACGCCCGCTGCCAACCCGGAAGCCTTAATGCGCTCGCGCTACAGCGCCTTTGTCCTGCGACTCGGCGATTACCTGCTGCAAAGCTGGCACAGCTCCACCCGCCCGATCTCACTCAGCCTGGAAAACTCGCCGGACTGGCGCGGGCTGCAGGTATTGAGTGCAAGCCAGCAGCAAGACCATGGCAAGGTCCACTTTCGCGCTGTCTATCGCGAGGGAACACACTGGGGTTTTCTGCAGGAAGAATCGGATTTTGTGCGAGAGCAGGGCCATTGGTATTACCTCCACGGCACAACCCGTGAAGGCCAACTCAAACCCGGTCGCAATGATCCATGCCTGTGTGGCAGTGGTAGGAAATTTAAGCTGTGTTGTGGGTGA
- a CDS encoding F0F1 ATP synthase subunit epsilon encodes MAMTLQCDIVSAEREIFSGLVEMVVATGALGDLGVAYGHAPLLTSINPGPVRVIKQGGTEEIFYVSGGYLEVQPYHVTVLADTALRANDMDEAAALEAQERAQHQLAEQASEIDFQRAAVQLAEAAAQLRTLQAIKKKAGK; translated from the coding sequence ATGGCCATGACTCTTCAATGCGATATCGTCAGTGCTGAGCGTGAAATCTTCTCCGGCCTGGTGGAGATGGTCGTTGCAACAGGTGCCCTGGGTGATCTGGGTGTTGCCTATGGTCACGCGCCTTTGCTGACCAGCATTAATCCAGGTCCGGTGCGTGTCATCAAACAGGGTGGAACCGAAGAAATTTTCTACGTGTCCGGTGGTTACCTTGAAGTTCAACCCTACCATGTGACTGTGCTGGCCGACACTGCCCTGCGCGCCAATGATATGGATGAGGCTGCTGCGCTTGAAGCGCAAGAGCGCGCCCAGCATCAATTGGCTGAGCAGGCATCGGAAATCGATTTCCAGCGCGCTGCCGTACAACTGGCAGAAGCCGCTGCGCAATTGCGCACCTTGCAGGCGATCAAAAAGAAAGCCGGCAAATAA